A single region of the Eriocheir sinensis breed Jianghai 21 chromosome 53, ASM2467909v1, whole genome shotgun sequence genome encodes:
- the LOC126983347 gene encoding arrestin homolog translates to MVNAVKVFKKTAPNGKITVYLGRRDFVDNTASTEPVDGVIVCDNDYLRGRKVFATVTVTYRFGREEDEVMGLNFSKEMQLAAQQIYPANNQPELTSVQDRLVKKLGGNAYPFAVTLPDSAPSSVQLHSGDDDTAKPLGVIYELRVFVGDTADEKPHRRNSVALAVRKVQFSPATGSKRQPSTLVSKGFALSSGKLNMEVTLDKEIFYHGEQIKANLSINNASKKTVKNIKCAVVQHVEVTMTNSQFTREVSSLESKEGCPITPGSNLTKAFTLTPLASSNKSKTGIALDGKLKDTDANLASSTLVAVGKNPNDALGIVVSYSLRVKLNCGALGGELVADLPFKLLHPAPGAAVKARPDAGYTGGEDLEFEDFARLRRGQSVDQP, encoded by the exons GTAAGATCACCGTCTACCTGGGTCGCCGTGACTTTGTAGACAACACCGCCAGCACCGAGCCCGTCGATGGGGTCATAGTGTGCGACAATGACTACCTTCGTGGTCGCAAGGTCTTCGCGACC gTCACGGTCACGTACCGTTTCGGTCGCGAGGAGGATGAGGTCATGGGCCTTAACTTCAGCAAGGAGATGCAGCTGGCCGCCCAGCAGATCTACCCGGCCAACAACCAGCCCGAGCTGACCAGCGTGCAGGACCGCCTCGTGAAGAAGCTCGGTGGCAATGCCTACCCCTTCGCTGTGACTCTCCCCGACTCTGCTCCCTCCTCCGTCCAGCTCCACAGCGGCGACGATGACACG GCCAAACCCCTGGGAGTCATCTACGAGCTGCGGGTGTTCGTCGGCGACACCGCCGATGAGAAGCCCCACCGCCGCAACTCCGTGGCTCTGGCCGTGAGGAAGGTGCAGTTCTCCCCCGCCACTGGCTCCAAGCGCCAGCCCTCCACCCTGGTATCCAAGGGCTTTGCGCTCTCCTCCGGGAAGCTCAACATGGAGGTGACCCTGGACAAGGAGATCTTCTACCACGGGGAGCAGATTAAGGCCAACTTGAGCATCAACAACGCCTCCAAGAAGACGGTGAAGAACATCAAGTGTGCCGTGGTGCAGCACGTCGAGGTCACCATGACCAACAGCCAGTTCACCCGTGAG GTGTCCTCTCTGGAGTCCAAGGAGGGCTGCCCCATCACCCCTGGCAGCAACCTGACCAAGGCCTTCACCCTGACGCCCCTCGCCTCCTCCAACAAGAGCAAGACTGGCATCGCCCTCGACGGCAAGCTGAAG GACACTGACGCCAACCTGGCCTCCTCCACCCTCGTGGCCGTTGGCAAGAACCCCAACGACGCCCTGGGTATCGTTGTGTCCTACTCCCTCAGGGTTAAGCTGAACTGCGGCGCCCTTGGGGGAGAACTGGTGGCTGACCTGCCCTTCAAGCTCCTTCACCCCGCCCCTG GTGCTGCCGTCAAGGCCCGCCCCGACGCTGGCTACACTGGCGGCGAGGACCTGGAGTTTGAGGACTTCGCCCGTCTGCGTCGCGGCCAGAGCGTCGACCAGCCATAA